The proteins below come from a single Osmerus mordax isolate fOsmMor3 chromosome 3, fOsmMor3.pri, whole genome shotgun sequence genomic window:
- the LOC136940504 gene encoding hemoglobin embryonic subunit alpha-like, which produces MSLSSKDKATVKAFWAKVAPKTEEVGSDALSRMLVVYPQTKTYFSHWPDLSPGSAPVRSHGKTIIEGVSEAVSKIDDLSNGLISLSELHAFQLRVDPANFKIFCHNIIVVLAIMFADEFTPEAHVSLDKFLAAVSLALQEKYR; this is translated from the exons ATGAGTCTCAGTTCTAAGGACAAGGCAACCGTCAAGGCCTTCTGGGCCAAGGTGGCACCTAAAACGGAAGAAGTCGGATCCGACGCTCTGTCCAG AATGCTGGTGGTGTACCCGCAGACCAAGACCTACTTTTCTCACTGGCCAGACCTGAGCCCCGGCTCTGCTCCAGTGAGGAGTCATGGAAAGACTATCATTGAAGGTGTTAGTGAAGCCGTCTCCAAAATCGACGACCTTTCCAATGGTCTCATCAGCCTCAGTGAGCTGCACGCATTCCAACTGCGAGTGGATCCTGCTAACTTCAAG ATCTTCTGCCACAACATCATCGTGGTTCTGGCCATCATGTTCGCCGATGAGTTCACCCCAGAGGCTCATGTGTCTCTTGACAAGTTCCTCGCTGCAGTGTCTCTGGCTCTGCAAGAGAAGTACCGATAA